From Pseudorasbora parva isolate DD20220531a chromosome 25, ASM2467924v1, whole genome shotgun sequence, one genomic window encodes:
- the chst6 gene encoding carbohydrate sulfotransferase 6 codes for MLRWRAPKSTVLSLLLIPAVAGVLLYGWYSRSPLQNSSSSEGKVHVLLLSSWRSGSSFLGQVFNQHPDVFYLMEPAWHVWTSLQKSGARSLRMAVRDTIRSIFQCDLSVMDSYIPQPQNVSKLFMWSHSRALCSPPACFLTARNEISKEQECKQHCDTQGLKLAEAACRTYSHVVLKEVRFFELESLYPLLRDPSLNLRIIHLVRDPRAVFRSREQSVKALVKDNAIVLEQADIPENDRSYHVLQEICRSHVRIFETAMFKAPDFLRGRYKMIRYEDLVHNTLAEIEAMYKFVGLEMTETLEEWIYRITHGKGKGAKKDAFKITSRNAEDVSLAWRTTLPFEKVQQIQDVCKGAMSLLGYKMVDSEKEQKLLDLNLMAPRERYHFSWLPSKSTTAKV; via the coding sequence ATGCTGCGGTGGAGAGCGCCAAAGTCCACTGTGTTGAGCCTTTTGCTAATTCCGGCTGTCGCAGGGGTGCTTCTGTACGGCTGGTACAGCCGTTCGCCCCTTCAAAACAGCTCCTCATCTGAGGGCAAGGTGCACGTGTTGCTGCTGTCATCTTGGAGATCTGGCTCATCCTTCCTGGGCCAGGTGTTTAACCAGCATCCGGATGTCTTTTACTTGATGGAACCAGCCTGGCACGTGTGGACGTCTTTACAGAAATCCGGCGCACGTAGCTTGCGAATGGCGGTGCGCGATACGATCCGCAGCATCTTCCAGTGCGACTTGTCAGTGATGGATTCTTACATCCCCCAACCACAAAACGTCTCCAAACTCTTCATGTGGAGCCACAGCCGTGCGCTCTGCTCCCCACCCGCGTGCTTTCTCACAGCTCGCAACGAAATTAGCAAAGAACAAGAATGCAAACAGCACTGCGACACGCAAGGTTTGAAGCTCGCGGAGGCGGCGTGTCGGACTTACAGCCACGTAGTGTTAAAAGAGGTTCGCTTCTTCGAGTTGGAGTCTCTTTACCCTTTACTGCGGGACCCCTCTCTGAATCTGCGCATCATCCATCTAGTGCGTGACCCGCGAGCGGTATTTCGTTCCAGGGAGCAGTCGGTCAAAGCCCTGGTGAAAGATAACGCCATAGTACTTGAACAGGCTGATATTCCTGAGAACGATAGGTCGTACCACGTCTTACAGGAGATTTGCCGCAGTCATGTGCGCATTTTTGAGACGGCCATGTTTAAAGCACCCGATTTCCTTAGGGGACGCTACAAAATGATACGTTATGAGGATCTAGTGCATAACACGCTGGCGGAGATCGAAGCCATGTACAAGTTTGTGGGTCTGGAGATGACCGAAACTTTGGAGGAGTGGATCTACCGCATCACTCACGGTAAGGGCAAAGGAGCGAAGAAGGACGCCTTCAAAATCACTTCGCGAAATGCAGAGGACGTCTCCTTGGCTTGGCGAACCACCTTACCGTTTGAAAAAGTCCAGCAAATCCAGGATGTCTGCAAAGGAGCCATGTCTCTGCTTGGATATAAGATGGTGGATAGTGAGAAAGAGCAAAAGCTGCTGGATTTAAACCTCATGGCGCCTCGTGAACGCTATCACTTCAGCTGGCTACCTTCTAAAAGCACTACCGCTAAAGTATAG